A portion of the Acidisarcina polymorpha genome contains these proteins:
- a CDS encoding amino acid permease produces MPEHALKKTLGPVSLTALGVGAVIGSGIFTVIGTAIAGEKFDTSSILNTPLLDFLIHHQALIGRPGAGPAIAVSIVLVALVCALTGLCYAELASMIPIAGSAYTYTYATLGELVAWIIGWDLILEYAGSNMTVSVGFAAHMVDLLDWFGLHPPATWISPAYLPTGLQDLQGNVIYNPGWHFGFNIPAFLIVMLITVVLVRGIRESAKANNTMVMLKIVAILAFVIAGAHFIKPAYYHPYYPNGWSGVLTGGSIIFFTYIGFDSVSTAAEECNRPQRDLPIGIIATLIVCSLLYVAVAVVLTGLVPWHSMVDDAAPVVNALKKLSLAPGGHSLHWVRLVVLCGAMLGMISSILVFQMGQSRVWFAMSRDGLLPGVFSRVHSNFRTPAIATWVAGFVVGIPGGLFDIGTLADLSNIGTLFAFVLVSIGVLILRIRDPQRKRSFRVPGGPIIPVLSIVFCGLLMAGLPIITWSRFVIWLVIGLAIYFGYSRHRSEFGSKNARNRVNG; encoded by the coding sequence TTGCCGGAACACGCGCTCAAAAAGACGCTGGGCCCAGTATCGCTGACCGCACTGGGCGTCGGCGCGGTCATTGGCTCTGGAATTTTCACGGTCATTGGGACCGCCATTGCCGGGGAGAAGTTCGATACCTCCTCCATTCTCAACACCCCGCTGCTCGACTTCCTTATTCATCACCAGGCCTTGATCGGCCGGCCAGGCGCTGGACCGGCAATCGCCGTCTCGATCGTGCTCGTCGCGCTGGTTTGCGCGTTGACTGGACTTTGCTATGCCGAACTGGCTTCCATGATCCCGATCGCCGGCAGCGCGTACACCTACACCTACGCAACCTTGGGTGAGCTCGTCGCCTGGATCATCGGATGGGACCTGATTCTCGAATACGCCGGAAGCAACATGACGGTGAGTGTCGGATTTGCCGCCCACATGGTCGATCTGCTTGACTGGTTTGGCCTCCACCCTCCCGCTACCTGGATCTCCCCTGCCTACTTGCCGACCGGCCTGCAGGACCTGCAAGGCAACGTCATCTACAACCCGGGATGGCATTTCGGCTTCAATATCCCTGCTTTCCTGATCGTCATGCTGATCACCGTGGTTCTGGTTCGGGGCATTCGCGAATCGGCGAAGGCCAACAACACAATGGTGATGTTGAAGATCGTGGCCATCCTGGCTTTCGTGATTGCAGGGGCCCATTTCATCAAGCCTGCCTACTACCACCCTTATTATCCGAACGGTTGGTCGGGCGTCCTCACCGGCGGCAGCATCATCTTTTTCACCTACATCGGCTTTGACTCCGTATCGACCGCCGCCGAGGAATGCAACCGTCCGCAGCGCGACTTGCCGATTGGCATCATCGCAACCCTGATCGTCTGTTCGCTGCTCTACGTCGCCGTCGCTGTTGTGCTTACCGGCCTGGTGCCGTGGCATTCGATGGTCGACGACGCGGCTCCGGTGGTGAATGCACTCAAGAAGCTTTCCCTTGCACCCGGAGGACATAGCCTGCACTGGGTCCGCCTGGTGGTCCTCTGCGGCGCCATGTTAGGAATGATTTCCTCCATCCTGGTCTTCCAGATGGGGCAGTCGCGGGTGTGGTTCGCGATGTCGCGGGACGGCCTGCTACCCGGGGTGTTCAGCCGCGTCCATTCGAATTTTCGCACTCCCGCCATCGCCACCTGGGTCGCCGGTTTCGTGGTCGGAATTCCCGGCGGCCTCTTCGACATCGGTACACTCGCCGACCTGTCGAACATCGGCACCCTCTTTGCCTTCGTGCTGGTTTCGATTGGGGTCTTGATTCTCCGCATCCGCGACCCCCAGCGCAAACGCAGCTTCCGCGTACCCGGCGGCCCCATCATCCCCGTTCTCAGCATCGTATTCTGCGGACTGTTGATGGCCGGTCTGCCAATCATTACCTGGTCGCGGTTCGTGATCTGGCTGGTCATTGGACTGGCGATTTACTTTGGTTACAGCCGGCACCGGAGCGAATTTGGTTCCAAGAATGCCCGGAACAGGGTGAACGGATGA
- a CDS encoding protein kinase domain-containing protein yields MPLPGNSRLGPYEIKSVLGVGGMGEVYRARDSRLTRDVAIKILREGTAASAERRSRFELEARAVAGLNHPNIVTVYDFRVEEGRQYIVSELVEGESLRSLLKEKPLGYRQMLEIATQVADGLAAAHAIGVVHRDLKPENIMVARDGRAKILDFGLVRKARPSSSSPMLMGLEETFIPDAESTLHATTEGAVIGTASYVSPEQAIGREVDYRSDQFSFGLILYEMASGRQAFARDSAVETMAAIVRDEAPFIEEKLPTTLRWIIDRCLCKAPEQRYDSTLDLYRDLKNLRDRAPESSSSVSKRLPRLRQGNMRWRLAIALTACFAGGAIFTWLLMPAGQASNHYQYLPFAVNASNPVWSPDGKAVAYSSPINGSDQVFLRYLNSPLPVQLTQEPWGVRPLGWSNDRSHLLVLRGTAAETSDVTLLSVPVTGGDPETILQARCIACALSPDGRVFATFATISPGVDSVSVSDPLGSALRRYTPDPFVVKVSRGDPQLHFSPDGKQLLLIRAGDQREAEAWLLPYPARRAVQPVHLPHRIFGARPTFDWMPDNREIILSKAADTRSPEHLWMVDTQSKREVQLTSGVTNEIMPAVRPDGGGLLFSTYDRSLDVLSLSIVDGALERIVSTTREEGMPSWALKESKLAWVTNRNGPYEIWVKGANDLGRPVVTGDDFSDGPTRAFMNPALSPSGDRIIYSRANSAGEIHLWISSLLGGPPVRLTDRPGAAHEFAGSWSPDGRNFVYREKNASPDGGETNFLMMVKTGGAETPVALKRGGSAYLPSWSPDGEWITYRGEDGWQLVSPTGKADKFLGNFRTQSLVFSKDSKVLYGITDDDEADFFSVDPTSGKTTTIKRLGKDTRPATSMRPGLHLSLSPDGKSLAYSAEQSRYHLWMLEGLREPAWWERLRGVLAR; encoded by the coding sequence ATGCCGCTGCCCGGAAATTCCCGGTTGGGCCCGTACGAGATCAAATCGGTTCTCGGAGTCGGCGGCATGGGCGAAGTTTATCGCGCCCGGGATTCCCGTCTGACGCGCGACGTGGCCATCAAGATCCTGCGCGAGGGGACCGCCGCCAGCGCGGAACGGCGAAGCCGGTTCGAGCTCGAGGCCCGCGCGGTCGCCGGACTCAATCATCCAAACATCGTCACCGTCTACGACTTCCGGGTAGAAGAGGGGCGACAGTACATCGTCAGTGAACTGGTCGAGGGCGAGTCGCTGCGTTCGCTGCTCAAGGAAAAACCGCTCGGCTACCGGCAGATGCTGGAGATAGCGACCCAGGTGGCGGACGGCCTAGCAGCAGCCCATGCCATCGGCGTGGTTCACCGCGACCTGAAGCCGGAAAACATCATGGTGGCGCGCGACGGCCGGGCCAAAATTTTGGATTTCGGTTTGGTGCGGAAGGCGCGTCCTTCGAGTTCCTCGCCGATGCTGATGGGGCTGGAGGAGACCTTCATTCCGGACGCCGAGTCCACCTTGCATGCAACCACCGAAGGGGCGGTGATTGGCACCGCCAGTTACGTCAGCCCTGAACAGGCTATTGGACGAGAGGTGGATTATCGCTCGGACCAATTTTCCTTTGGACTGATCCTGTACGAAATGGCTTCGGGACGGCAGGCGTTTGCCCGAGACAGCGCGGTCGAGACGATGGCCGCAATCGTTCGCGACGAGGCTCCGTTCATTGAGGAGAAGCTGCCTACAACCCTGCGATGGATCATCGACCGGTGTCTATGCAAAGCCCCTGAACAGCGGTATGACTCGACCCTCGATCTCTATCGCGATCTGAAGAATCTGCGCGACCGGGCGCCCGAGAGCTCCTCCAGCGTTTCAAAACGTTTACCTCGGCTGCGGCAAGGGAATATGCGATGGAGACTGGCGATTGCCCTGACGGCGTGCTTTGCTGGGGGAGCCATCTTCACATGGCTGCTGATGCCGGCCGGGCAGGCGAGCAATCACTACCAGTATCTTCCATTTGCCGTGAACGCCTCCAATCCAGTGTGGTCGCCCGACGGTAAGGCGGTCGCGTACAGCAGCCCGATCAACGGCAGCGATCAGGTATTTCTCCGCTATCTCAACTCTCCGTTGCCGGTCCAGCTTACCCAGGAACCGTGGGGAGTGCGACCGCTGGGATGGTCGAACGATCGCAGCCACCTTCTGGTGCTGCGCGGCACGGCAGCCGAGACGAGCGATGTGACTCTGCTGTCAGTACCGGTGACGGGCGGGGATCCGGAGACGATCCTGCAAGCGCGATGCATCGCGTGCGCGCTTTCGCCGGACGGCCGGGTCTTCGCTACCTTCGCCACCATTTCTCCGGGCGTGGACAGCGTTTCGGTTTCCGATCCGCTAGGGTCGGCGTTACGAAGATACACACCAGACCCTTTTGTCGTGAAGGTATCGCGCGGCGATCCGCAGCTGCATTTTTCCCCGGATGGCAAACAGCTGTTGCTGATCCGGGCGGGCGATCAGCGGGAAGCAGAGGCATGGCTGCTCCCGTATCCGGCAAGAAGAGCAGTGCAGCCGGTGCATCTTCCGCACCGTATCTTTGGTGCTCGACCGACGTTTGACTGGATGCCGGACAATCGGGAGATCATTTTGTCGAAGGCCGCGGATACCCGTTCGCCAGAGCACCTCTGGATGGTGGACACGCAATCGAAACGCGAGGTGCAGCTGACCTCGGGAGTGACCAACGAGATCATGCCCGCGGTTCGGCCGGATGGCGGCGGTCTCTTGTTTTCGACTTACGATCGTTCGCTTGACGTTCTTTCCCTTTCAATTGTCGATGGCGCCCTCGAACGAATTGTCTCCACCACCCGCGAAGAAGGGATGCCCAGCTGGGCGCTCAAGGAATCGAAGCTTGCCTGGGTGACGAACCGGAATGGTCCTTATGAAATTTGGGTGAAGGGAGCGAATGACCTAGGAAGGCCGGTGGTGACGGGCGACGATTTCTCCGATGGTCCTACGCGAGCATTCATGAATCCGGCGCTTTCTCCCTCTGGAGACAGGATTATTTATTCGCGGGCAAACTCGGCGGGTGAGATCCATCTTTGGATATCGTCGCTTCTTGGGGGACCCCCGGTCAGGCTCACCGATCGACCGGGAGCCGCTCATGAGTTCGCGGGAAGTTGGTCGCCGGATGGACGGAACTTTGTTTACCGCGAGAAGAATGCGTCTCCGGATGGAGGCGAGACTAACTTCCTGATGATGGTGAAGACCGGTGGCGCGGAAACTCCGGTGGCCCTGAAACGAGGCGGATCCGCCTATTTACCTAGCTGGTCCCCGGATGGGGAATGGATCACTTATCGCGGCGAAGATGGTTGGCAGCTGGTGAGTCCGACGGGAAAGGCGGACAAGTTCCTGGGCAACTTCCGGACGCAGTCGCTGGTCTTTTCGAAGGACAGCAAGGTGCTCTACGGCATCACGGACGACGACGAAGCCGACTTCTTCTCCGTGGATCCGACTTCGGGAAAGACAACGACGATCAAACGACTCGGCAAGGACACCAGACCTGCCACCAGCATGCGCCCGGGTCTCCACCTAAGTCTCTCCCCGGACGGGAAGAGCCTGGCATATAGCGCAGAGCAGAGCCGCTATCACCTGTGGATGCTCGAGGGTCTTCGCGAACCAGCGTGGTGGGAGCGATTGCGCGGCGTACTCGCGCGGTAG
- a CDS encoding DUF4760 domain-containing protein, whose translation MAGAASGWLQHLIVYLHSSAFNEVWFQNLVLAVTAAIAIFTLRSSSRHERRRATVDVVLDQLKDDSLVKARLLVRNLKNSPGGIDSQAILVPPDSPQQQAFFTVLNSYEFIATGLKTGAFDKKTYKRIYYNNVLDNWVILEDFVLRYREKYRKEHGPALGHKADTLFQDFEHLAEKRRKHPLKSLK comes from the coding sequence ATGGCAGGAGCCGCCTCCGGTTGGCTACAGCATCTCATTGTTTACCTCCACTCCAGCGCCTTCAACGAAGTCTGGTTCCAGAACCTCGTCCTTGCCGTTACAGCAGCCATCGCAATTTTTACTCTTCGCTCTTCTTCCCGCCACGAAAGACGCAGAGCGACAGTCGACGTTGTCTTAGACCAACTAAAAGACGACTCACTGGTAAAAGCCCGCCTGCTAGTTCGAAATCTCAAAAACTCACCCGGTGGCATCGACAGTCAAGCTATTTTGGTTCCCCCCGATTCCCCTCAGCAACAAGCGTTCTTCACTGTGCTGAACTCTTACGAATTCATAGCTACAGGGTTGAAGACTGGCGCATTCGACAAGAAGACCTACAAACGGATATACTACAACAACGTTCTCGACAACTGGGTCATTCTCGAGGATTTCGTGCTGCGCTATCGGGAGAAATACAGGAAAGAGCACGGTCCAGCGCTCGGTCATAAAGCAGACACTCTATTTCAAGACTTTGAGCATTTGGCCGAAAAGCGGCGGAAGCACCCCCTCAAGTCATTAAAATAG